In Longimicrobium sp., a single window of DNA contains:
- a CDS encoding TlpA disulfide reductase family protein, whose amino-acid sequence MSESRRQWIVVGAVIALLAALVGVGWANRGSFLPLDVGSEAPAFRATDLQGRPVALADLRGQVVLLNIWATWCGPCRDEMPSIQRLHQQLGREGLKVVAVSVDAAPGKRDAGGNPGGDVAAFGKEYGLTFPLWREPTGAIQRAYRTTGIPESFVIGRDGSIRKKVIGATEWDDQANVDLIRRLLKQ is encoded by the coding sequence ATGTCCGAATCGCGGAGGCAGTGGATCGTCGTGGGCGCGGTGATCGCCCTGCTCGCGGCACTGGTGGGGGTGGGCTGGGCCAACCGCGGCTCCTTCCTCCCGCTGGACGTGGGGAGCGAAGCGCCGGCCTTCCGCGCCACAGACCTGCAGGGGCGCCCGGTCGCGCTCGCCGATCTGCGCGGCCAGGTGGTGCTCCTCAACATCTGGGCGACGTGGTGCGGCCCCTGCCGCGACGAGATGCCCTCGATCCAGCGCCTTCACCAGCAGCTCGGGCGGGAGGGGCTCAAGGTGGTCGCCGTGAGCGTGGACGCCGCGCCCGGGAAGCGCGATGCGGGCGGCAACCCCGGTGGCGACGTGGCGGCGTTCGGAAAGGAGTACGGGCTCACCTTCCCCCTGTGGCGCGAGCCCACCGGCGCGATCCAGCGCGCCTACCGCACCACCGGCATCCCCGAATCGTTCGTGATCGGCCGCGACGGCAGCATCCGCAAAAAGGTCATCGGCGCCACCGAATGGGACGATCAGGCGAACGTGGATCTGATCCGCCGGCTCCTGAAGCAGTGA